From a region of the Nitrospira sp. genome:
- a CDS encoding DUF3386 family protein, giving the protein MEHTQEASTITDDPQARSVLRRAFESTARWPKDFQGFTADLTVNVNGKETSGSVLVKSPREVSVQLTDGETQKWAQEQLGMIAVHRGPRSFEESDGKYSLTMEEDGHPFGAKLNIHGSNSFYRVKDNRITQINRKMAHPGMNPFAFTINVEESSVTQDQKNLTTKYTVYYYSPTDGKLTNVESFTDSHVRVGACDLPATRRIISYEQGQVVVKHLTFKNHKLL; this is encoded by the coding sequence ATGGAACATACGCAAGAAGCATCGACCATAACCGATGACCCGCAAGCTCGTTCGGTCCTGCGCCGAGCATTCGAATCGACCGCCCGGTGGCCGAAGGATTTTCAGGGATTCACGGCAGATCTCACGGTGAATGTGAACGGGAAAGAAACCAGCGGCTCGGTGCTCGTCAAGAGTCCCCGCGAAGTCTCCGTTCAGTTGACCGACGGTGAAACACAAAAGTGGGCGCAAGAGCAGCTGGGCATGATCGCAGTCCATCGTGGGCCGCGGAGCTTCGAAGAATCCGACGGGAAGTATTCGCTCACGATGGAGGAAGATGGCCATCCATTCGGCGCCAAGCTGAACATCCATGGCTCCAATTCCTTTTACCGCGTTAAGGACAATCGCATCACACAGATCAATCGAAAAATGGCCCATCCGGGCATGAATCCGTTTGCGTTTACGATCAATGTTGAAGAAAGTTCGGTCACGCAGGATCAGAAGAATCTCACTACCAAATACACGGTGTATTACTATTCACCCACCGACGGCAAATTGACCAATGTCGAAAGCTTCACCGACAGCCATGTCCGCGTCGGCGCATGCGATCTGCCGGCGACAAGACGGATTATCTCCTACGAGCAGGGGCAGGTCGTGGTCAAACACCTGACGTTCAAGAACCACAAGTTGCTCTGA
- a CDS encoding ATP-dependent Clp protease adaptor ClpS: MPTPSTPQTIPGTSEDVQIGLDVGFESRVVVYNCDCHTYQQVIELFCRFIPGMTSTKAFELAWRIDHDGEAIVFAGSTEQANDIAAKLAGGGLRVVVQ, encoded by the coding sequence ATGCCGACACCCTCCACACCACAGACGATTCCGGGAACCAGTGAAGATGTGCAAATCGGCTTGGACGTCGGATTCGAGTCGCGCGTGGTCGTGTACAACTGCGATTGTCACACCTACCAACAAGTCATCGAGCTCTTTTGCCGGTTCATTCCCGGCATGACTTCCACCAAAGCATTTGAATTGGCTTGGCGTATCGATCACGACGGAGAGGCGATCGTCTTCGCCGGGTCGACGGAACAGGCGAATGATATTGCGGCAAAACTCGCAGGGGGAGGGTTAAGAGTGGTTGTGCAGTAG
- the hemW gene encoding radical SAM family heme chaperone HemW: MDIGLYIHVPFCRRRCHFCAFYLEIAQSDRMARFRSALVQEMALYRRQEFLNGRSLHSIYFGGGTPTSLPADHLAALLNLIRDTWPTSPIAEITVEAHPSTVTVEDLSVLADAGFNRISLGAESMNDQDFAPIGRFGRVQDTATAVQAARRAGFTNVNLDLMYGLPGQSLTDWTNTLESLLTLEPSHISCYSLTVEDGTRLAHDVARNLIVPADDALQTDMESAAEGLLTEAGFSRYEISNYAKPGFACRHNLLYWTGGDYLGLGPSAQSYLDGTRFGNVADLEAYADMLSTQCPPITDRTPLSTSERQRDALVFGLRLLRGVPQRTIQQAERDLQIDELVESGLLNSDRDRVWLTPLGRHYADTVAEKLF; encoded by the coding sequence GTGGATATCGGCCTGTATATTCATGTCCCCTTCTGTCGCCGTCGGTGCCATTTCTGCGCCTTCTACCTGGAGATCGCTCAATCCGATCGTATGGCCCGATTTCGTTCCGCCCTCGTCCAAGAGATGGCGCTCTATCGCCGGCAAGAGTTTCTGAACGGTCGATCCCTGCACAGTATCTATTTCGGCGGCGGGACGCCGACGTCCCTTCCCGCCGATCACCTGGCCGCGCTTCTGAATCTGATTCGAGACACATGGCCGACCAGTCCGATAGCGGAAATCACAGTGGAAGCTCATCCATCTACCGTCACTGTCGAAGATCTTTCGGTCTTAGCTGATGCCGGATTCAATCGGATCAGTCTCGGGGCGGAATCGATGAACGACCAGGATTTTGCGCCCATTGGACGCTTTGGACGGGTTCAGGACACGGCAACTGCCGTTCAGGCCGCGCGCCGCGCCGGGTTTACAAATGTCAACCTCGATCTGATGTACGGGTTACCGGGTCAGTCATTGACGGATTGGACGAATACGTTGGAATCGCTCCTGACGCTTGAACCATCGCATATCTCTTGTTACTCGCTTACGGTTGAAGACGGTACACGGCTCGCACATGACGTGGCGCGAAACCTCATCGTGCCCGCCGATGATGCGCTTCAAACCGACATGGAGTCCGCGGCAGAAGGCCTCCTCACTGAGGCAGGATTTTCGCGCTATGAGATTTCCAACTATGCCAAGCCCGGATTCGCCTGCCGGCACAATTTGCTGTACTGGACCGGTGGTGACTATCTGGGACTTGGCCCAAGCGCTCAGTCCTATCTCGATGGAACCAGATTTGGGAACGTTGCGGATCTCGAAGCCTATGCGGACATGCTGAGCACCCAGTGTCCGCCGATAACGGATCGCACACCGCTTTCGACCTCCGAGCGCCAGCGAGACGCCCTGGTATTCGGGCTGCGCCTCCTTCGCGGTGTCCCACAAAGGACAATTCAACAGGCAGAGCGAGATCTTCAGATCGACGAACTTGTGGAGTCCGGATTGCTCAACTCGGATCGGGATCGAGTTTGGCTCACTCCCTTGGGACGGCACTATGCCGATACCGTGGCGGAGAAACTCTTTTGA
- a CDS encoding zinc ribbon domain-containing protein, which yields MPIFEYVCRECNHRFELLTHGSTAAVCPKCKATELDKQFSSFGVGATAGWASSGGSGACGSCGDPRGPGACSMN from the coding sequence ATGCCTATCTTCGAATATGTGTGCCGTGAATGCAATCATCGTTTTGAGTTGCTGACCCATGGATCGACGGCGGCAGTCTGCCCCAAATGCAAGGCCACCGAGCTCGACAAGCAGTTTTCCTCCTTTGGAGTGGGGGCCACGGCTGGCTGGGCTTCATCAGGCGGGTCAGGTGCCTGCGGCAGTTGCGGTGATCCCCGAGGACCCGGCGCCTGCTCGATGAACTAG
- a CDS encoding formylglycine-generating enzyme family protein, producing the protein MIGFLVRLCVLLIAVGHQPPADGAEIPSDMVLIPSGEFTMGTPEGSDGFPDEHPERRVLLSGYLLDRYEVTNEAYAAFVRGTGHRAPANSSQAATLWAHDRPIPGIEDHPVVNVSWEDADAYCHWAGKRLPTEAEWEKAARGTDGRRYPWGNDWDFTQANSASYWAQRTIEFNSGAEWDAFWIRGDGARLAKEKGIQGEILTMPVDRFPQSVSPYGVFGMAGNAAEWVQDWYDPNYYRNAPLSDPQGPSRGAIKAMRGGSWLKPAASLRTSDRDWGTMDSRPSGTGFRCANDAH; encoded by the coding sequence CGCCGTCGGCCATCAACCGCCCGCTGACGGCGCAGAAATTCCGAGCGACATGGTCTTGATTCCTTCCGGAGAGTTTACGATGGGAACGCCCGAGGGGAGCGACGGCTTTCCTGACGAACACCCGGAACGTCGTGTCCTTCTCAGTGGGTACCTACTCGACCGTTACGAGGTGACCAACGAGGCCTATGCCGCATTCGTTCGAGGGACCGGTCATCGCGCTCCGGCGAACTCGAGCCAAGCCGCGACGCTTTGGGCACACGATCGGCCTATTCCCGGCATCGAAGACCATCCCGTCGTCAACGTGAGTTGGGAAGATGCCGACGCCTATTGTCATTGGGCCGGGAAACGCCTGCCCACTGAAGCCGAATGGGAAAAGGCGGCGCGCGGAACCGACGGCCGGCGATACCCCTGGGGAAACGACTGGGACTTTACACAAGCCAACAGCGCCAGCTATTGGGCACAACGAACGATCGAGTTCAACAGCGGAGCGGAATGGGACGCCTTCTGGATCAGGGGCGACGGAGCTCGTCTGGCCAAAGAAAAAGGCATACAGGGAGAAATCTTGACGATGCCGGTGGACCGCTTTCCCCAATCGGTCAGCCCTTACGGTGTATTCGGCATGGCCGGCAATGCAGCGGAATGGGTGCAGGACTGGTACGATCCGAACTATTACCGGAATGCGCCTCTGAGCGATCCTCAGGGTCCAAGTCGAGGGGCGATCAAAGCCATGCGCGGCGGGTCATGGCTGAAACCCGCGGCAAGCCTTCGAACAAGCGATCGTGATTGGGGAACGATGGACAGCCGCCCCAGTGGGACCGGGTTTCGCTGCGCCAACGACGCACACTAG